The genomic DNA GTTGCTTCAACCATTATCTGCACCTCCGGGACATATTTGTTGACCACTTTAGAGATGGCCCCTCCCAGGAAATAAGCCGTTCCGCCTGATCCCGGCGTATAGAGCGGAACGATTTCCTTGGGTGCCGAAAAAACCTGACTGCTTACCATTAAACAAAGAGCGATTGCCACGAGAAGAATTCTTAGTGTTTTCATTGGTCCCCCTTATTTATTTTAAAGATAATAAAGTATGACTGTCATTTTACCTCTGGGCCCTCTCTCACCTCCTTTATTGGGAATACGATCGATTGTTCAGTCAGAGATTCCCTTCCCTTTTCATTTTTTCATGAAGATCTTTTTGCAATTCTATCTTGGCTACTTTTTGATACCCCCTGAGCGGCAATTCCTCCAGGACCTCGAGCCGTTCGGGTATTTTATAAAGGGCGATCTTCTTTTCTTTCAGGAAGACCACCATTTCTTCAAAGGTAAAGTGTTCTCCGGGATTCAGGGCCACATAGGCACAGGGTTTTTCTCCCATGACGGGATCAGGCATGGGAATGATGGCCACGCTTTTGACCTTGGGATGGTTAAGCAGCAATCCTTCGACTTCCACCGGATAGATATTCTGCCCGCCCCGAATAATAACGTCCTTTTTGCGGCCCATGAGGAGCAAATTACCCGATGCATCTAATCGTCCCAAATCTCCGCTCCTGAACCGGCCCTCCAATCCGAGGCTTTTCCAGGCCTCCAGGGTCGATCGGACGTCTTTATAATAACCGCCGCTGGTTGTCGGTCCGGAATAGACGACCTCGCCGGAAGAATCCTCCCGCCCCTCTTCGTTGATAAACTGGATGACCATCCCGCGGGCCGGTTTCCCCACGGTTAAGCGCCGGACTTCAGGGATATCATCAATGGCCGTATAGGAAACGACACCCCCGTCCAGTTGACCATAGGTATTGACCACGGGGATCTTCATGGTTTCTTCGACCTCTATGGCCAGACTGGTCGGCAAAGGAGCGGTTCCGACACTGACGCATCGAAGGGAACTCAGGTCAAACTGTTTAAGGCTAGGAGCCCGGACGATTTGGGTTAATTGGGCGGGGACACAGACCAGGACCGTGGCCTTCTCCCTTTCAATCAGCCGCAAGGTCTCCTCCACCTCCCAGATCTCCAGCAATACGCTCTTGGCTCCCGCCAGAGGGGCTGCGCCGTTGTAATTAAATCCGGCGCCCAGTCCGGCGACGCCACTGATGATATTCAATACCACGTCATCACCGGACAAGCCGACCTGATCGCGATAGCAATGGGCCACGGCCATGCGGGCGCATTGGGCATGCTCCACCCCTTTGGGGGCCCCGGTGGTTCCACTGGTCATGGCGATGACCGATATCTCCGTAGCCGTTATTTCGGTTTTACTGAAATCTTCCGATCCGTATTTTTTTTCCAGGGGCGGGTCCATCATTTTTTCAAAAGAAACCGTTCCCGGCACTTCCTCATCTCCGGTGAGAAGGATATGTTTTAATTCCGGGGTCCTTGTCCGGATCTCTTTGACCGCCGAACAATAATCAAAATTTCTGAATTTCCGGGGAATGATGATCCCGGTCACCCCGAAATTTTTCAATATATATTCTATCTCGCTTTCCCTCACCGTCATTAAGGCGGTCGCACAAAGGATACCCGCCTTTTCACAGGCGACGCGAACCAGATAGGACTCAAAACAATTGCCCAGGAGGACCAGAAGCATCTCGCCTCTTTTCAGGCCCATTTCCACCAGTCCCCAGGCCACCCGGTCCGACATCATTTTGACCTGGGACCAGGTCAGCCTCCTCTCAGCCGACACGAAGGCCTCCCTGTCGGGGTAGAGCCTGGCATTCTTCGTCCAAAGACGGGAAGTGGTATCGTCTGTCCAATACCCTTTGGCGAAATAGTCTTCAATCATTTCCTGGGTGTATCGTATGGGTCTATTTAATTCCGCCATAACCTTCCTCCTCCCGGTTGACAGTGCAGCCACCTTTGTGATTTAATACAACTCATTTCCCTCCCTTTTAAAACCAATCAAGCTTTAGACACCCGGCAGGGAATGCCTTTTATTTCCGGGGTGCCCACAGGCGGCGCCATCACTTTGTAATCCGTCAGAACATTAAAGTTCGATTTCTTCCAGCCATACATAGTCTCCGGACCTTCTTCAGGAAACCACCATCCCCAGGAGGCGTTGACTGTTTGCGGATAGGTATACGCATCGTATTGGAGCTTCTGGGTTATCTTGCCCTTCGGCGTTTCGATGGTGATCCATTCGCCATCCACGAGGCCATATTTTTTGGCCGTATCCGGGTGCAAGCGGACTAGGGGATCCGGAACCACTTTGCGCAAGGCGCCAATCATCTTGAATCCGGTAAGCATAAACATGTTCTCTTTATAACTGGTCAGGATCAGGGGATATTCTTCCGTCGGCTTGGGAAACCGGGTGATCCCTTCCCAGGTGGGCATGGGAGAGAGACCTTCTTCCGCCAATCGTTCGGAGTAGATCTCTACCTTGCCTGAGGGGGTTTTAAAGGGTTGTTCTTCCGGCTTCTTATATTCCTTTTTGGGATACAGTTTCCGGGTGACCAGGAAATCCTTGAAAGTGATCCCGGAACCCTGGAGAAGCTCCTCCAGGGCTTCATGATCATCTTTCCAGAAGTATTGCCCCAACCCCAGTTTTTTCCCCAATTCGTTGAAAATTTTAGCATCCGTCCAGGCTTCCCCCGGCGGAGGGACTACCTGCTTATAAGAACGGTACTCCTCCCAGCGTCCGCCCCAATAGCCTATAGTCGTGTCTTCCCAGGTCCAGGCAGCAGGCAGCACATAGTCGGCGACGGCGGTCGTGGGGGTATGAAACAGTTCCTGGACCACAATCAGGTCCATTTTCATAAAGGCGTTGTAAGTGGCCACAGAATCCGGATAACTGACCAGGGGGTTGGTCAGACAGCACATGACCGCCCGGATGGGATAATGATACCCTTCATCCAGGTTGGCCTTCACCAGCGCCTGATAGGGAACGAATGACCAGCGCTGCACGCCTCGCAACTCCCTGCCGAGCATCTTGCCTTTATCACGGCCGACTTTCCCCAAAAGCATAAGGCTGCCCGGCCTGGCATGTTTGGCCGGGGTTAAAAATACATCCCCGCCGGGGACGTTGAGGTTTCCGGTTATGGTGCGTAATATGGAGGTCACCCGGAAGGTATCGAAACTGTTTTCCATGAATTCGAGGGAATTCCCCTCCTGAATGGAAGCCGGCTTGGTGGTGGCATACATCCTGGCCAGTTTCAGGATATCTTCCTTGGGTATCCAGGTCATCTCGGCGACATCGTCGAGAGTGAATTTCTTTATCTCCTCCCGGAACCGCTCAAACCCGACCGTCCATTTGGCCACGTAATCTTTATCGTAAAGACCTTCTTCAATGATGATTTTCAACAGCCCCATGGCCAGGGCACCGTCGCTGGCCGGCCGGGGACGGACCCACCAGTCGGCATGGTTTTCAACCACCCAGGTCCGCATGGGGTCGATAACCACGATCTTCATGTCGTTGGCCGGGTCCTTTTTCATTTTAAGGACGTGCCGGCCCAAATAACGCCGCCCGTCGGCTCCCCAGAAGATCAACAGCTTGGGCAGCGGATCATCCGGTTTTTTGACAGCCTCAGGGCAATCCGGCAATGGGGACCGCCCCATGGTATAGTAATAGGCTTCCTGCCTGGGTACGCCGCAGAGACCGCCCGGGGTTATCACATTGGGGGTTCCGAAAACGGTGGCCAGCCGATGGGCAAAAATCGTTTCCATGCTCTTGGGTTCACCGAGGAGAAAAGCAATACTCTCCGGACCGTATCTGGCCTTGATAGCCAAAAATTTTTCGGCAATGGCGTCCAGGGCTTCATCCCAGGAAACCCGTTCATATTTGCTCTCCCCTCTTTTCCCCACCCGCCTCAAGGGGTGCTTCAGACGATCGGGGTGATTTTCCACTCCCAGGGTAGTCAGCGGGCCCTTGGCCTGGGGACAAATCTCATGGCGGAAATTACTATTCTTATCCGGCCGTATCGAAATGAGTTTCCCGTCTTCAACGGTGGCGACGACGGCACAGGACAGATGACAGACCCCGCAAAAATTATGGATCTCTTCACGCTTTCCCATCTAACCTCTTTATCCTTTCTATAAACGCAAACAATCTCAATCGTTCTATTTTTTCATTATCGTAACCGCGCAATTTCCGCCGGCGCCGATCACATGGGCCAGCCCGACTTTACAGTCTGGAACTTGCCGTGCGCCGGCTTCGCCCCGCAGTTGCAACACCACTTCAAATACCTGTCCCAGATGGGAAGCTCCGACCGGCTCTCCTTTGCAGATCAAACCGCCACTGACATTAATGGGAATCCTGCCCCCGATCTCGGTCTCTCCCTCATCGACCAGGCGCCCGGATTCGCCCGGTTTACAAAAGCCTAACTCTTCATAAACTTCCATCTCACAAAAGGCATCCGTATCCTGCACTTCGGCGATGTCGATATCTTCTGGGCCGACACCGGCTTCTGCATAAGCCTTCTTCCCGGCCACAGCGGTTGGGCCGGGGTTGACGATTTTTGTGCTCATACTTTCGCTCGGTACCCGAAAATCAGAAGCATACTGAGCAATAGTATGGATGCAGGAGGAGAGCATAATCGGTTTACTGGTATACCGGCGCGCCTTTTCTTTGGGACACAGAACCACAGCGGCTGCACCTTCATTGGGAGCACAGATCTCCAATAAATGAATGGGATCGCAAACCATGGGTGAATTCAGGATCTCTTCGATCGAAAAGGCTTTCTGATACATGGCATAGGGATTAAGCACACTGTTTTTATGGTTCTTATAGGCCACTTTG from Deltaproteobacteria bacterium includes the following:
- a CDS encoding AMP-binding protein, whose protein sequence is MAELNRPIRYTQEMIEDYFAKGYWTDDTTSRLWTKNARLYPDREAFVSAERRLTWSQVKMMSDRVAWGLVEMGLKRGEMLLVLLGNCFESYLVRVACEKAGILCATALMTVRESEIEYILKNFGVTGIIIPRKFRNFDYCSAVKEIRTRTPELKHILLTGDEEVPGTVSFEKMMDPPLEKKYGSEDFSKTEITATEISVIAMTSGTTGAPKGVEHAQCARMAVAHCYRDQVGLSGDDVVLNIISGVAGLGAGFNYNGAAPLAGAKSVLLEIWEVEETLRLIEREKATVLVCVPAQLTQIVRAPSLKQFDLSSLRCVSVGTAPLPTSLAIEVEETMKIPVVNTYGQLDGGVVSYTAIDDIPEVRRLTVGKPARGMVIQFINEEGREDSSGEVVYSGPTTSGGYYKDVRSTLEAWKSLGLEGRFRSGDLGRLDASGNLLLMGRKKDVIIRGGQNIYPVEVEGLLLNHPKVKSVAIIPMPDPVMGEKPCAYVALNPGEHFTFEEMVVFLKEKKIALYKIPERLEVLEELPLRGYQKVAKIELQKDLHEKMKREGNL
- a CDS encoding molybdopterin-dependent oxidoreductase encodes the protein MGKREEIHNFCGVCHLSCAVVATVEDGKLISIRPDKNSNFRHEICPQAKGPLTTLGVENHPDRLKHPLRRVGKRGESKYERVSWDEALDAIAEKFLAIKARYGPESIAFLLGEPKSMETIFAHRLATVFGTPNVITPGGLCGVPRQEAYYYTMGRSPLPDCPEAVKKPDDPLPKLLIFWGADGRRYLGRHVLKMKKDPANDMKIVVIDPMRTWVVENHADWWVRPRPASDGALAMGLLKIIIEEGLYDKDYVAKWTVGFERFREEIKKFTLDDVAEMTWIPKEDILKLARMYATTKPASIQEGNSLEFMENSFDTFRVTSILRTITGNLNVPGGDVFLTPAKHARPGSLMLLGKVGRDKGKMLGRELRGVQRWSFVPYQALVKANLDEGYHYPIRAVMCCLTNPLVSYPDSVATYNAFMKMDLIVVQELFHTPTTAVADYVLPAAWTWEDTTIGYWGGRWEEYRSYKQVVPPPGEAWTDAKIFNELGKKLGLGQYFWKDDHEALEELLQGSGITFKDFLVTRKLYPKKEYKKPEEQPFKTPSGKVEIYSERLAEEGLSPMPTWEGITRFPKPTEEYPLILTSYKENMFMLTGFKMIGALRKVVPDPLVRLHPDTAKKYGLVDGEWITIETPKGKITQKLQYDAYTYPQTVNASWGWWFPEEGPETMYGWKKSNFNVLTDYKVMAPPVGTPEIKGIPCRVSKA
- a CDS encoding thiolase family protein, which produces MREIAIVGIGIHKFGRFDGKPYAEIGREAARMALKDANMSWRDIEAGYVAEMYLPATSGARILAPLGRTGIPIADVEAACASGGVALRQGIIGIQSGQFDNVLVLGVEKMTRGFMDPSMLYEKWQIQMGLSTNPSYWAMKARRHMEEYGTTDLHIAKVAYKNHKNSVLNPYAMYQKAFSIEEILNSPMVCDPIHLLEICAPNEGAAAVVLCPKEKARRYTSKPIMLSSCIHTIAQYASDFRVPSESMSTKIVNPGPTAVAGKKAYAEAGVGPEDIDIAEVQDTDAFCEMEVYEELGFCKPGESGRLVDEGETEIGGRIPINVSGGLICKGEPVGASHLGQVFEVVLQLRGEAGARQVPDCKVGLAHVIGAGGNCAVTIMKK